Proteins co-encoded in one Ruegeria sp. YS9 genomic window:
- a CDS encoding lyase family protein produces the protein MLDWQLLQGSFSSTDMRHIWSESSTISAWIKVEQTLARVQSDVGLVPNEAVVALDGFCIGKLDQERLRQDMALVGRPILGLVGQLREHVGEDLAKFVHFNSTTQDIMDTALAMQMKLGLATVLSDLDQLVSSLTGLIEAHPNTYMIGRTNGQHAIPMLLRTKFEVWRAELMRRREAITEAERRGALVQVGGPLGDLSNYEEGKGAEVKAGLAEVLGLNATEPHWQNARDGVADIASALGCLCASICKIAHNINLLSSSDIGEICECHENGKGASSSMHHKRNQRASEFAEAVARLGRQRSEQVGELTLHQHERSGGVWVGEWVVVPEVFLLTSGALSWAKRMLSDLTVKEDQMAEKVA, from the coding sequence ATGCTTGATTGGCAGCTCTTGCAAGGTAGCTTTTCCAGCACAGATATGCGGCACATCTGGTCGGAATCCTCGACAATCTCCGCATGGATCAAAGTCGAACAAACGCTGGCGCGTGTGCAAAGTGATGTGGGTCTCGTGCCGAATGAAGCTGTTGTTGCACTCGACGGGTTTTGCATCGGAAAGCTCGATCAGGAACGCTTGCGGCAGGACATGGCGCTTGTCGGGCGACCCATCTTGGGATTGGTCGGGCAACTGCGCGAACACGTCGGCGAGGATCTCGCCAAGTTCGTCCATTTCAATAGTACGACGCAAGATATCATGGACACTGCGCTTGCGATGCAAATGAAGCTCGGTCTGGCGACCGTGTTGAGCGACCTCGATCAGCTCGTGTCCTCGCTGACGGGTCTGATCGAGGCGCACCCCAACACGTACATGATCGGACGCACCAATGGGCAACACGCGATCCCGATGCTGCTTCGGACCAAGTTTGAAGTCTGGCGCGCGGAGCTTATGCGTCGTCGCGAGGCGATCACCGAAGCGGAAAGGCGCGGAGCGCTGGTTCAGGTCGGCGGACCCCTGGGCGATTTGTCCAACTACGAAGAAGGAAAAGGGGCCGAGGTAAAGGCCGGCTTGGCGGAGGTCCTTGGGTTGAACGCAACCGAACCCCATTGGCAGAATGCGCGTGATGGCGTTGCCGATATTGCCTCTGCTCTCGGCTGTCTCTGTGCGTCGATCTGCAAGATTGCACACAACATCAATCTGCTGTCATCCAGCGACATCGGCGAGATTTGCGAGTGCCATGAAAACGGAAAGGGTGCGTCGTCCTCGATGCACCATAAGCGCAACCAGCGGGCTAGCGAATTTGCCGAAGCTGTTGCAAGGCTTGGGCGCCAAAGATCAGAGCAAGTCGGAGAATTGACCCTCCACCAACATGAGCGTTCCGGGGGTGTCTGGGTCGGCGAATGGGTGGTGGTGCCAGAAGTTTTTCTACTGACCTCTGGCGCGCTGTCCTGGGCAAAGCGGATGCTTTCAGATCTCACGGTCAAAGAAGATCAGATGGCGGAAAAGGTAGCCTGA